In Falco cherrug isolate bFalChe1 chromosome 5, bFalChe1.pri, whole genome shotgun sequence, one DNA window encodes the following:
- the ARHGEF5 gene encoding rho guanine nucleotide exchange factor 5 isoform X6: MESEETSEGGTTPREASGVTGEVWDSTAVEREHHAPHASAKMSNSLSESAKGAELSTPEDCLSAPGKAAEMLGRPSNPLQKVPAGLEQEQGDAEPQKGLSELEREMLLSEGGLDCSLKLKQVELVDLESNQDSSLSTVQDGPDPGSAILQAVDLSTEFPQSQAELALCGSNSQAQHPKYPLADAISSQRETPKCFLVCKTVSEGHYKAEPFLDSLSMDSLQEVDAGAEQKQSSKNVAAPTHEQPTSEEAIDDMAKPHISEDAKESVRALEGLEENIESSFSHQLSSTLADDSQISSLQAECNISAGETRNSSMVKEQGTATVPKENSSASKCLHLEDDHRKTESRPASQAESAFQVKDTAKKNEEMSTSQHKKPAQEAVSELQQEEEKKECKLQNLLEEGKSLEPKDRKSKELNEKKQQLQMEDLNLEASASRSELSSVLRHNVDLCGLENVFLAEQTGSAFSPRESVSVDQHPGEDVLLKAYATEAGSGRQPLAVSSLSSNNLNAVGETPVVPPHTCHISDQAEDLEDSGRFSIGGQDIGEADWDDRTRLGRENEHSDGHGKAVQRLDKRGAPLRGGVAALSSAENPEASVLHPSSGTKNLEPPDPIDPHPITENLGKAELQVFIPALPPELASVASTSGPQQEGASRMASLTPEDCPGTSLNKLLDSVEKPASQAASVQVRDPTSGETASVRTDPGEANISHELLISEEGFHEDLSGQSSFSVIYPSCLPLERSFPEGRRTVAVIAGPLEPPQTPGRTSTPLNHPETTQQKPPEESAIIQQKEMGVPVDREAQEMPLFDQSDCGLNQKEPGSRISSVLSTLTWPSEEDMVFAVSQQEQPLSPASHSSLPLVSEPDAKQLPRLPSLARSPRQTQAPALNANHLAQPPAPESYQPLAPLPYSRPHLNCGMYDSKLLATHPTISHPLHAAASLSDSNTVASASHREDVAEKDDLVPVTREWDLSDSGTHTETSDDSGVSLLAKSFSAVGNEALAGSSDASPETADHHMDIQYGKSSPDHPSWPSLEGLITSTNSKSRDSAQPPPMLAFTNPIHFLQLSPPSPPTTRTACQEEDISGELRWEQEAGVFGVDSKNVQAPLAFTEKTESERRIKQRLEGEGGEHHLVAQPKEEMPRHSPLEKSSSWPDKKSIRVVAQEPAANQENPIKRRVKSKDWHRQGLKRMSVPPDILQEVPSVPSEEEAHKTHREPPVSSETVILREKKPADAMENFKRRHSKLINSSRLLYQEYSDVVLNKAIQSQKRVDSFAEDIESSFPSSPRLRRKVLSPQDSYLQRLSVSSNASLWQDIPMIRGSRILLNMSRDEQKLQEAKFELIMSEASYLRSLNVAVDHFQRSAELQAMLTNQERQWLFSRLHDVRDVSASFLFDLEEKFEEDMFTFHVCDVALKHAPEFRRVYLPYVTNQTYQEQTFQRLLNGNAGFQQVLERLESDPVCQRLSLKSFLILPFQRITRLKLLLQNILKRTRPGSEEEVQATQAYDALEKLIKDCNENVQRMKSTEELIYLSQKIEFECKIFPLISQSRRLVKCGELTALDFSTLSPKWKVTTRPIYLHLFNDCLLLSRPKEGGRFVVFDHAAFSDVRGEKCEMKLHGTNKNVFRLFLLQNYQGKRVEFLFRTETHSEKLRWISALAPPRGELDLLECPDAPQVQCIKTYKARENDELALEKADIIMVMQYSNDGWIEGVKLSDRERGWFPSEHVELISSKHARQKNLKEEQRVKNAKQQVFCKK; this comes from the exons ATGGAGTCTGAAGAAACCAGTGAGGGAGGGACCACTCCCCGAGAAGCCAGCGGCGTCACTGGGGAGGTTTGGGATTCTACAGCAGTTGAAAGAGAGCATCATGCCCCTCACGCATCAGCCAAAATGAGCAACAGCCTGTCTGAATCTGCAAAgggagcagagctcagcactcCTGAGGACTGCCTTTCTGctccagggaaagcagcagagatgctgggcAGACCCTCTAACCCTCTGCAAAAAGTGCCAGCAGGATTGGAACAAGAGCAAGGTGATGCAGAGCCTCAAAAGGGACTCTCGGAAttggaaagagaaatgcttttaagtGAGGGTGGACTGGATTGTTCTCTGAAACTTAAGCAAGTAGAGCTGGTTGACCTGGAAAGCAACCAGGACTCTTCTCTCAGCACAGTCCAGGATGGGCCAGACCCTGGCAGTGCCATCCTGCAGGCTGTGGACCTCAGCACTGAGTTTCCTCAGAGCCAGGCAGAATTGGCACTTTGTGGCTCAAACTCTCAGGCTCAACATCCAAAATACCCTTTGGCAGATGCCATTTCCTCTCAGAGAGAGACACCTAAGTGCTTCTTGGTGTGTAAAACTGTTTCAGAGGGGCATTATAAGGCTGAACCATTTCTGGATAGCCTCTCCATGGATTCTTTGCAGGAGGTTGATGCTGgtgcagagcagaagcaaagcagcaaaaacGTGGCAGCACCAACTCATGAGCAGCCTACCTCAGAGGAAGCAATAGATGACATGGCTAAACCTCACATTTCTGAAGACGCTAAGGAAAGCGTAAGAGCACTTGAGGGTCTGGAAGAGAATATAGAGTCTTCCTTTTCCCATCAGTTGTCTTCCACCTTAGCAGATGACAGCCAGATAAGTTCACTACAAGCAGAATGCAACATCTCAGCTGGTGAAACAAGGAATAGCAGTATGGTCAAAGAGCAGGGAACAGCAACGGTTCCTAAAGAAAACTCATCCGCTTCTAAATGCCTTCATCTTGAAGATgaccacagaaaaacagagagcaGACCTGCCTCTCAAGCAGAGAGTGCCTTCCAGGTAAAGGATACTGctaaaaaaaatgaggaaatgagTACTTCACAGCATAAGAAACCAGCACAGGAGGCAGTGTCTGAACTTcagcaggaagaagagaagaaagagtgCAAACTGCAGAATCTGCTGGAAGAAGGGAAATCTTTGGAGCCCAAAGATCGGAAAAGCAAGGAACTAAATGAGAAGAAACAACAATTGCAGATGGAAGACCTCAATCTGGAGGCATCAGCTTCCAGGTCAGAGTTATCTTCTGTTCTCAGGCATAATGTGGACTTGTGTGGTTTGGAAAACGTTTTTTTGGCTGAGCAAACAGGATCAGCATTTTCTCCTAGGGAGTCTGTCTCTGTGGATCAGCATCCCGGTGAGGATGTACTGCTGAAAGCTTATGCCACAGAAGCAGGTTCTGGACGTCAGCCACTCGCTGTTAGCTCTCTGTCCTCAAATAACCTGAATGCAGTGGGTGAAACTCCAGTGGTGCCTCCACACACATGCCATATCTCTGACCAGGCAGAAGACCTAGAAGACTCTGGCCGCTTTTCCATTGGTGGTCAGGATATTGGAGAAGCGGACTGGGATGACAGGACAAGACTGGGCAGGGAGAATGAGCACAGTGATGGGCATGGAAAGGCTGTCCAGAGGCTTGATAAAAGAGGTGCACCTCTTCGTGGAGGAGTGGCAGCGCTTTCTAGTGCAGAGAACCCAGAGGCTTCTGTTCTACATCCTTCCTCAGGTACCAAGAACTTGGAGCCACCTGATCCCATAGATCCTCATCCCATTACAGAAAATTTGGGAAAAGCTGAGCTTCAGGTCTTCATTCCAGCTTTACCTCCAGAGCTCGCCTCTGTGGCTTCAACATCTGGCCCACAGCAAGAGGGTGCTAGCAGAATGGCCTCCTTGACCCCTGAGGACTGTCCTGGCACCAGCCTGAACAAACTGCTAGACTCTGTAGAGAAGCCAGCCAGCCAAGCTGCTTCTGTACAAGTGCGGGACCCAACATCAGGGGAAACTGCTAGTGTACGTACTGATCCAGGGGAGGCCAACATTTCCCATGAACTCCTTATTTCTGAGGAAGGTTTTCATGAAGACCTTAGTGGCCAGTCTTCTTTCTCTGTAATATACCCAAGCTGTCTTCCTCTAGAGAGGAGCTTTCCTGAGGGCAGGAGGACTGTGGCTGTCATTGCAGGGCCTCTGGAACCACCCCAAACACCAGGCAGGACTTCCACTCCCCTGAACCACCCAGAGACAACTCAGCAAAAACCCCCAGAAGAAAGTGCCATTatccaacaaaaagaaatgggagTACCTGTGGATCGTGAAGCACAagaaatgcctttatttgatCAGTCTGACTGCGGTTTAAACCAAAAAGAGCCTGGATCCAGAATCTCCAGTGTCCTGAGCACCCTAACCTGGCCCTCTGAAGAAGATATGGTCTTTGCCGTGAGCCAGCAAGAACAACCTCTGTCCCCTGCATCCCATTCAAGCCTACCTCTGGTGTCTGAGCCTGATGCCAAACAGCTTCCTCGCCTTCCTTCCCTTGCCCGAAGCCCCAGGCAAACTCAGGCCCCTGCACTTAATGCAAATCACCTTGCCCAACCTCCAGCCCCTGAAAGTTACCAGCCGCTGGCTCCTTTACCCTACTCCAGGCCACATCTCAACTGTGGTATGTATGATAGTAAGTTACTAGCCACTCACCCTACTATAAGCCATCCTCTGCACGCTGCTGCCTCTCTGTCTGATTCTAATACTGTGGCCTCTGCTTCTCACAGAGAAGATGTAGCAGAGAAAGATGACCTTGTTCCAGTAACTAGAGAGTGGGATCTCAGTGACTCAGGTACCCATACAGAGACATCTGATGACTCAGGGGTCAGTTTGTTGGccaaaagcttttctgctgttggAAATGAAGCATTGGCTGGCTCCTCTGACGCCAGCCCTGAAACAGCAGACCACCACATGGATATACAGTATGGAAAATCTTCACCTGACCACCCTTCTTGGCCCTCGCTGGAAGGCCTGATAACATCCACAAACTCCAAGAGCCGGGActctgcacagccacctccAATGCTAGCATTCACCAATCCAATCCATTTCCTCCAGCTCAGCCCTCCATCACCACCAACCACCAGGACAGCCTGCCAAGAGGAGGACATCTCAGGGGAGCTGCGATGGGAGCAAGAGGCAGGTGTCTTTGGTGTGGACTCAAAGAATGTCCAAGCTCCATTGGCattcacagagaaaacagaaagtgagAGGAGGATCAAGCAAAGGCTGGAAGGAGAAGgtggggaacaccacttggTAGCTCAGCCAAAGGAGGAAATGCCCAGACACTCACCCTTGGAGAAATCATCAAGTTGGCCAGACAAAAAATCGATCAGGGTAGTtgcacaggagccagcagccaaTCAAGAAAACCCAATTAAACGCCGAGTAAAAAGCAAGGACTGGCACCGTCAGGGCCTGAAGAGGATGTCAGTACCACCAGACATCTTGCAGG AAGTTCCTTCTGTTCCTTCAGAGGAAGAAGCTCACAAGACACACAGGGAGCCACCAGTCAGTTCAGAAACAGTTATATTGCG agaaaagaaacctgCAGATGCAATGGAGAACTTCAAACGCCGGCACTCCAAACTGATCAACTCCT CAAGACTGCTGTATCAGGAATACAGTGACGTGGTTCTGAACAAGGCCATTCAAAGCCAGAAGAGAGTGGATTCTTTTGCAGAGGATATAGAGTCGAGTTTCCCGAGCTCTCCAAGGCTACGGAGGAAAGTGCTTTCTCCCCAGGACTCATATTTGCAGCGTCTGTCAGTCTCATCTAATGCGTCCCTCTGGCAGGACATCCCCATGATACGGGGCAGCAGAATACTACTCAATATGTCCCGTGATGAGCAGAAGCTGCAAGAG GCCAAGTTTGAGTTGATAATGTCTGAGGCTTCCTACCTGCGCAGTTTAAATGTGGCGGTGGATCACTTCCAGCGATCAGCAGAGCTCCAGGCAATGCTCACCAATCAAGAGCGTCAGTGGCTTTTCTCCCGCCTTCATGATGTACGCGACGTCAGCGCTAG TTTCCTTTTTGACTTGGAGGAGAAATTTGAGGAGGACATGTTCACCTTCCATGTGTGTGACGTGGCTCTGAAACACGCCCCTGAATTCCGCAGGGTGTATCTACCATATGTAACAAACCAGACATATCAGGAGCAAACCTTCCAGCGGTTACT aaatggaaatgcagGGTTCCAGCAAGTCCTGGAGAGACTGGAAAGTGATCCTGTATGCCAGCGCCTCTCACTGAAATCCTTCCTCATCCTTCCTTTCCAGCGCATCACTCGTCTCAAACTCCTTCTACAG AATATCCTGAAGAGAACTCGGCCTGGGTCTGAGGAGGAAGTGCAAGCAACACAGGCCTATGATGCGCTTGAAAAG CTCATCAAGGATTGCAATGAAAATGTCCAGCGCATGAAGAGCACTGAAGAGCTGATCTACCTCAGCCAGAAGATTGAATTTGAGTGCAAG ATATTCCCACTCATCTCACAGTCAAGGCGACTTGTAAAGTGTGGTGAGCTGACAGCACTGGACTTCAGCACCCTGAGTCCAAAATGGAAAGTCACCACCCGGCCCATCTACCTACATCTTTTCAATGACTGTCTGCTCTTGTCTCGGCCGAAGGA
- the ARHGEF5 gene encoding rho guanine nucleotide exchange factor 5 isoform X4 produces the protein MASSASDPERCERSQDVSLMESEETSEGGTTPREASGVTGEVWDSTAVEREHHAPHASAKMSNSLSESAKGAELSTPEDCLSAPGKAAEMLGRPSNPLQKVPAGLEQEQGDAEPQKGLSELEREMLLSEGGLDCSLKLKQVELVDLESNQDSSLSTVQDGPDPGSAILQAVDLSTEFPQSQAELALCGSNSQAQHPKYPLADAISSQRETPKCFLVCKTVSEGHYKAEPFLDSLSMDSLQEVDAGAEQKQSSKNVAAPTHEQPTSEEAIDDMAKPHISEDAKESVRALEGLEENIESSFSHQLSSTLADDSQISSLQAECNISAGETRNSSMVKEQGTATVPKENSSASKCLHLEDDHRKTESRPASQAESAFQVKDTAKKNEEMSTSQHKKPAQEAVSELQQEEEKKECKLQNLLEEGKSLEPKDRKSKELNEKKQQLQMEDLNLEASASRSELSSVLRHNVDLCGLENVFLAEQTGSAFSPRESVSVDQHPGEDVLLKAYATEAGSGRQPLAVSSLSSNNLNAVGETPVVPPHTCHISDQAEDLEDSGRFSIGGQDIGEADWDDRTRLGRENEHSDGHGKAVQRLDKRGAPLRGGVAALSSAENPEASVLHPSSGTKNLEPPDPIDPHPITENLGKAELQVFIPALPPELASVASTSGPQQEGASRMASLTPEDCPGTSLNKLLDSVEKPASQAASVQVRDPTSGETASVRTDPGEANISHELLISEEGFHEDLSGQSSFSVIYPSCLPLERSFPEGRRTVAVIAGPLEPPQTPGRTSTPLNHPETTQQKPPEESAIIQQKEMGVPVDREAQEMPLFDQSDCGLNQKEPGSRISSVLSTLTWPSEEDMVFAVSQQEQPLSPASHSSLPLVSEPDAKQLPRLPSLARSPRQTQAPALNANHLAQPPAPESYQPLAPLPYSRPHLNCGMYDSKLLATHPTISHPLHAAASLSDSNTVASASHREDVAEKDDLVPVTREWDLSDSGTHTETSDDSGVSLLAKSFSAVGNEALAGSSDASPETADHHMDIQYGKSSPDHPSWPSLEGLITSTNSKSRDSAQPPPMLAFTNPIHFLQLSPPSPPTTRTACQEEDISGELRWEQEAGVFGVDSKNVQAPLAFTEKTESERRIKQRLEGEGGEHHLVAQPKEEMPRHSPLEKSSSWPDKKSIRVVAQEPAANQENPIKRRVKSKDWHRQGLKRMSVPPDILQEVPSVPSEEEAHKTHREPPVSSETVILREKKPADAMENFKRRHSKLINSSRLLYQEYSDVVLNKAIQSQKRVDSFAEDIESSFPSSPRLRRKVLSPQDSYLQRLSVSSNASLWQDIPMIRGSRILLNMSRDEQKLQEAKFELIMSEASYLRSLNVAVDHFQRSAELQAMLTNQERQWLFSRLHDVRDVSASFLFDLEEKFEEDMFTFHVCDVALKHAPEFRRVYLPYVTNQTYQEQTFQRLLNGNAGFQQVLERLESDPVCQRLSLKSFLILPFQRITRLKLLLQNILKRTRPGSEEEVQATQAYDALEKLIKDCNENVQRMKSTEELIYLSQKIEFECKIFPLISQSRRLVKCGELTALDFSTLSPKWKVTTRPIYLHLFNDCLLLSRPKEGGRFVVFDHAAFSDVRGEKCEMKLHGTNKNVFRLFLLQNYQGKRVEFLFRTETHSEKLRWISALAPPRGELDLLECPDAPQVQCIKTYKARENDELALEKADIIMVMQYSNDGWIEGVKLSDRERGWFPSEHVELISSKHARQKNLKEEQRVKNAKQQVFCKK, from the exons ATGGCAAGTTCAGCATCTGATCCAGAGAGATGTGAAAGATCA cagGATGTGTCACTGATGGAGTCTGAAGAAACCAGTGAGGGAGGGACCACTCCCCGAGAAGCCAGCGGCGTCACTGGGGAGGTTTGGGATTCTACAGCAGTTGAAAGAGAGCATCATGCCCCTCACGCATCAGCCAAAATGAGCAACAGCCTGTCTGAATCTGCAAAgggagcagagctcagcactcCTGAGGACTGCCTTTCTGctccagggaaagcagcagagatgctgggcAGACCCTCTAACCCTCTGCAAAAAGTGCCAGCAGGATTGGAACAAGAGCAAGGTGATGCAGAGCCTCAAAAGGGACTCTCGGAAttggaaagagaaatgcttttaagtGAGGGTGGACTGGATTGTTCTCTGAAACTTAAGCAAGTAGAGCTGGTTGACCTGGAAAGCAACCAGGACTCTTCTCTCAGCACAGTCCAGGATGGGCCAGACCCTGGCAGTGCCATCCTGCAGGCTGTGGACCTCAGCACTGAGTTTCCTCAGAGCCAGGCAGAATTGGCACTTTGTGGCTCAAACTCTCAGGCTCAACATCCAAAATACCCTTTGGCAGATGCCATTTCCTCTCAGAGAGAGACACCTAAGTGCTTCTTGGTGTGTAAAACTGTTTCAGAGGGGCATTATAAGGCTGAACCATTTCTGGATAGCCTCTCCATGGATTCTTTGCAGGAGGTTGATGCTGgtgcagagcagaagcaaagcagcaaaaacGTGGCAGCACCAACTCATGAGCAGCCTACCTCAGAGGAAGCAATAGATGACATGGCTAAACCTCACATTTCTGAAGACGCTAAGGAAAGCGTAAGAGCACTTGAGGGTCTGGAAGAGAATATAGAGTCTTCCTTTTCCCATCAGTTGTCTTCCACCTTAGCAGATGACAGCCAGATAAGTTCACTACAAGCAGAATGCAACATCTCAGCTGGTGAAACAAGGAATAGCAGTATGGTCAAAGAGCAGGGAACAGCAACGGTTCCTAAAGAAAACTCATCCGCTTCTAAATGCCTTCATCTTGAAGATgaccacagaaaaacagagagcaGACCTGCCTCTCAAGCAGAGAGTGCCTTCCAGGTAAAGGATACTGctaaaaaaaatgaggaaatgagTACTTCACAGCATAAGAAACCAGCACAGGAGGCAGTGTCTGAACTTcagcaggaagaagagaagaaagagtgCAAACTGCAGAATCTGCTGGAAGAAGGGAAATCTTTGGAGCCCAAAGATCGGAAAAGCAAGGAACTAAATGAGAAGAAACAACAATTGCAGATGGAAGACCTCAATCTGGAGGCATCAGCTTCCAGGTCAGAGTTATCTTCTGTTCTCAGGCATAATGTGGACTTGTGTGGTTTGGAAAACGTTTTTTTGGCTGAGCAAACAGGATCAGCATTTTCTCCTAGGGAGTCTGTCTCTGTGGATCAGCATCCCGGTGAGGATGTACTGCTGAAAGCTTATGCCACAGAAGCAGGTTCTGGACGTCAGCCACTCGCTGTTAGCTCTCTGTCCTCAAATAACCTGAATGCAGTGGGTGAAACTCCAGTGGTGCCTCCACACACATGCCATATCTCTGACCAGGCAGAAGACCTAGAAGACTCTGGCCGCTTTTCCATTGGTGGTCAGGATATTGGAGAAGCGGACTGGGATGACAGGACAAGACTGGGCAGGGAGAATGAGCACAGTGATGGGCATGGAAAGGCTGTCCAGAGGCTTGATAAAAGAGGTGCACCTCTTCGTGGAGGAGTGGCAGCGCTTTCTAGTGCAGAGAACCCAGAGGCTTCTGTTCTACATCCTTCCTCAGGTACCAAGAACTTGGAGCCACCTGATCCCATAGATCCTCATCCCATTACAGAAAATTTGGGAAAAGCTGAGCTTCAGGTCTTCATTCCAGCTTTACCTCCAGAGCTCGCCTCTGTGGCTTCAACATCTGGCCCACAGCAAGAGGGTGCTAGCAGAATGGCCTCCTTGACCCCTGAGGACTGTCCTGGCACCAGCCTGAACAAACTGCTAGACTCTGTAGAGAAGCCAGCCAGCCAAGCTGCTTCTGTACAAGTGCGGGACCCAACATCAGGGGAAACTGCTAGTGTACGTACTGATCCAGGGGAGGCCAACATTTCCCATGAACTCCTTATTTCTGAGGAAGGTTTTCATGAAGACCTTAGTGGCCAGTCTTCTTTCTCTGTAATATACCCAAGCTGTCTTCCTCTAGAGAGGAGCTTTCCTGAGGGCAGGAGGACTGTGGCTGTCATTGCAGGGCCTCTGGAACCACCCCAAACACCAGGCAGGACTTCCACTCCCCTGAACCACCCAGAGACAACTCAGCAAAAACCCCCAGAAGAAAGTGCCATTatccaacaaaaagaaatgggagTACCTGTGGATCGTGAAGCACAagaaatgcctttatttgatCAGTCTGACTGCGGTTTAAACCAAAAAGAGCCTGGATCCAGAATCTCCAGTGTCCTGAGCACCCTAACCTGGCCCTCTGAAGAAGATATGGTCTTTGCCGTGAGCCAGCAAGAACAACCTCTGTCCCCTGCATCCCATTCAAGCCTACCTCTGGTGTCTGAGCCTGATGCCAAACAGCTTCCTCGCCTTCCTTCCCTTGCCCGAAGCCCCAGGCAAACTCAGGCCCCTGCACTTAATGCAAATCACCTTGCCCAACCTCCAGCCCCTGAAAGTTACCAGCCGCTGGCTCCTTTACCCTACTCCAGGCCACATCTCAACTGTGGTATGTATGATAGTAAGTTACTAGCCACTCACCCTACTATAAGCCATCCTCTGCACGCTGCTGCCTCTCTGTCTGATTCTAATACTGTGGCCTCTGCTTCTCACAGAGAAGATGTAGCAGAGAAAGATGACCTTGTTCCAGTAACTAGAGAGTGGGATCTCAGTGACTCAGGTACCCATACAGAGACATCTGATGACTCAGGGGTCAGTTTGTTGGccaaaagcttttctgctgttggAAATGAAGCATTGGCTGGCTCCTCTGACGCCAGCCCTGAAACAGCAGACCACCACATGGATATACAGTATGGAAAATCTTCACCTGACCACCCTTCTTGGCCCTCGCTGGAAGGCCTGATAACATCCACAAACTCCAAGAGCCGGGActctgcacagccacctccAATGCTAGCATTCACCAATCCAATCCATTTCCTCCAGCTCAGCCCTCCATCACCACCAACCACCAGGACAGCCTGCCAAGAGGAGGACATCTCAGGGGAGCTGCGATGGGAGCAAGAGGCAGGTGTCTTTGGTGTGGACTCAAAGAATGTCCAAGCTCCATTGGCattcacagagaaaacagaaagtgagAGGAGGATCAAGCAAAGGCTGGAAGGAGAAGgtggggaacaccacttggTAGCTCAGCCAAAGGAGGAAATGCCCAGACACTCACCCTTGGAGAAATCATCAAGTTGGCCAGACAAAAAATCGATCAGGGTAGTtgcacaggagccagcagccaaTCAAGAAAACCCAATTAAACGCCGAGTAAAAAGCAAGGACTGGCACCGTCAGGGCCTGAAGAGGATGTCAGTACCACCAGACATCTTGCAGG AAGTTCCTTCTGTTCCTTCAGAGGAAGAAGCTCACAAGACACACAGGGAGCCACCAGTCAGTTCAGAAACAGTTATATTGCG agaaaagaaacctgCAGATGCAATGGAGAACTTCAAACGCCGGCACTCCAAACTGATCAACTCCT CAAGACTGCTGTATCAGGAATACAGTGACGTGGTTCTGAACAAGGCCATTCAAAGCCAGAAGAGAGTGGATTCTTTTGCAGAGGATATAGAGTCGAGTTTCCCGAGCTCTCCAAGGCTACGGAGGAAAGTGCTTTCTCCCCAGGACTCATATTTGCAGCGTCTGTCAGTCTCATCTAATGCGTCCCTCTGGCAGGACATCCCCATGATACGGGGCAGCAGAATACTACTCAATATGTCCCGTGATGAGCAGAAGCTGCAAGAG GCCAAGTTTGAGTTGATAATGTCTGAGGCTTCCTACCTGCGCAGTTTAAATGTGGCGGTGGATCACTTCCAGCGATCAGCAGAGCTCCAGGCAATGCTCACCAATCAAGAGCGTCAGTGGCTTTTCTCCCGCCTTCATGATGTACGCGACGTCAGCGCTAG TTTCCTTTTTGACTTGGAGGAGAAATTTGAGGAGGACATGTTCACCTTCCATGTGTGTGACGTGGCTCTGAAACACGCCCCTGAATTCCGCAGGGTGTATCTACCATATGTAACAAACCAGACATATCAGGAGCAAACCTTCCAGCGGTTACT aaatggaaatgcagGGTTCCAGCAAGTCCTGGAGAGACTGGAAAGTGATCCTGTATGCCAGCGCCTCTCACTGAAATCCTTCCTCATCCTTCCTTTCCAGCGCATCACTCGTCTCAAACTCCTTCTACAG AATATCCTGAAGAGAACTCGGCCTGGGTCTGAGGAGGAAGTGCAAGCAACACAGGCCTATGATGCGCTTGAAAAG CTCATCAAGGATTGCAATGAAAATGTCCAGCGCATGAAGAGCACTGAAGAGCTGATCTACCTCAGCCAGAAGATTGAATTTGAGTGCAAG ATATTCCCACTCATCTCACAGTCAAGGCGACTTGTAAAGTGTGGTGAGCTGACAGCACTGGACTTCAGCACCCTGAGTCCAAAATGGAAAGTCACCACCCGGCCCATCTACCTACATCTTTTCAATGACTGTCTGCTCTTGTCTCGGCCGAAGGA